In Luteipulveratus mongoliensis, the DNA window CGTGGACCGGGCCCTGCGGACCGGGTTGATAGCTGGACTGGTTCAGCGTCTCGCTGGCGTTGTCGAGGGAGCAGGTCTGCTGCACGATCCGGGTTCCGGTTGAGAAGCCGTGCTGCCTCGCGGTAGCGAAGTCCCCGGGGTCCAGTCCGGCAGGGAGTCGTTCTCCGGCCGCTTGCTGCACGGCGTTGCCGACGACCTCCCGGATGTCACCGCCTTGCGCGATCTGTGTTGCGGCCTCTCGGACCTGGCCTGCGCGACCCATCGATGTCCCATCTCGAAATGTTGTTCCCCCAACCACGACATCCGTGACGGGGCGGCGTGGTGCTGACGGAGTTTGGCATATGGCAGGTTCCTGACCGGGGCGAATCCGTGCCAATCGTGCGACGGGCCGGTCATGTCCTCGACTCGACTCTCGTTTAGCCCCAACCTGGTTGGGGAGCCGAACGTCGTACGGCACGTATGACGGTGTCGAAGGACGACCGCACCACAGACGGTCGTCAGTTGGGGTGAAGGCCATGTCGGATGTCAGCCGCCGGTCTGCGCTGGGCGCAGCAGCGGTCGGAGCAGGCGCGGTGCTCGCGTCCTGCTCGAGCGAGCCCGAGGCAGGGCGAGGTGCATCGACAAGCCCCAGTCGGCGTACGACGAAGCCCAGCTCTCCCACCCCGTCGCCGACGCCGACGGGCAAGACGATCGGCGACGGCTCGATGTCGGACACCGGGCCGCAGCCGCACCAGCCGCCCGCTCCCACACGGCTCAAGGCCGGGCAGAAACCACCGCAGTTCGTGGTCATCTCGTGGGACGGTGCGGGGGAGTCGAGTCTGAAGCTCAACTCTCACTTCCAGGACGTGGCACGTGAGTACAAGGCGTCGATGACGTTCTTCCTGTCGGGCATCTACTTCCTGCCGCGCTCGAAGAAGGCGCTCTACCACCCGCCACGGCATCGGGTCGGCGCCTCGGACATCGGCTACTTCCCGGATGACTGGATCCACGCGACGATCGAGCAGACCGGCAAGGCCTGGTTGGCCGGCCACGAGATCGGCACCCACTTCAACGGGCACTTCTGTGGCCCGACCGGCGTCTCGCAGTGGTCGCCCGCGGACTGGAAGGTCGAGATCGACTACGTCCACCGGTTCGTCTCGCAGTGGCGCACCAACACCGGCTTCACCGATCTGCCGTCGCTCCCGTTCGACTACACCAAGGAGCTCGTCGGCGGCCGCGCTCCGTGCCTCGAGGGCTTCGAGAACCTCCGCAAGGCAGCCGGTCAGCTGGGCTGGCGCTACGACTCGAGCGGCACTCGTCCGGCCTCCTGGCCGTCGAAGGTCTCGGGTGTCTGGGACCTGTCGATGCAGCCAATTCCCTTGCCTGGCACGCGAGCTGGCGTGATCTCGATGGACTACAACTTCATGGCCAACCAGTCCAGGGTGACGCAGGGCGACCCGGCGATGCGGCCGACGTGGAAGAAGCAGACCGTGAAGTCGTACGCCGACGGCTTCCGCCGGTCCTACAACGGCAACCGTTCTCCGCTGGTCATCGGCAACCACTTCGAGCACTGGAACGGTGGCATCTACATGGACGCCGTGACCGAGGCGATGGCGACGATGGCGAAGTGTGAGGACACCCGGTTCGTCACGTTCAAGCAGCTCTGCGACTGGCTCGACGCGCAGGACCCCGCCGTGCTCGACAAGCTCCAGCACCTCAATGAGGCACCGACCGGCGGCTGGGACGAGTACCTCCAGCTCACCTGAACTGGTGGCCCAGTGGTCGCCGCGCATTTACCTGCAGCAGACCCGAGGCGTCCTAATCTCGGGCGACGAGCAACCGTGCTCCCCGAGGTCAGGAGATGTGATGCGCGTTCCCGTACGCCGAGCAGCACAGATGGGTGCAGCCGTCACGGCTGCTGGACTCGCGGTCTTTGGACTCGCACCGTCCGCCTCCGCAGTCACCAAGCTGACCCAGGCGCAGGCGGCCTCGTTGCTGTCTGCAGCCGGGGTGACGCACTCTTCCAGCGGCGGATGCACCAACCGCAACAACGCCTCATGCACGTCGTACGAGCAGATCAACCAGACCACGGTGGACGGCGTCAAGACGCTCAAGCGGGCCAGCGGCTGCGCGATCAACATCACCGGCGGCACCGAGACCGGCCACGCATCGGGCACGTACAGCCACTGGAACGGCTACAAGGTCGACATCACCAAGTACGCGTGCGTGGGCAGCTACATCAAGAACACCTTCACTTACATCGGTCTCCGCGGAGACGGCTACCCGCAGTGGAAGGCGGCCTCGGGCAACCTCTACTGCGACGAGGGCAACCACTGGGACATCACCTACTTCACCAGCGGCGGCTGACCGGTCGGCTACGACTACCCCGCCGATCTATCCACTACCCCTCGTGAAGTAGCCGGTCACTTCACGAGGGGTAGTGGCCGTTTCGGCGGGGTAGTGGGCGAGGGCAGGGGAATCCGTCGCTCGTTGATCGCCGCTCGTTCACCGTGGGCGGCTAGGTTCCATCTCATCGGCGTGGGCCGATGCTCTGGGGTCACGAGCGGAGTCAGGGTGATGCGGATCAGGGTGCTCGGGCCGGTCGAAGTGCTCGAAGGTGGGGACTGGCACCGGGTCGGTGGAGCCAAGTGCAGGGCGGTCCTGGCCGCGCTGGTCGCACAGGCGCCCGCTTCCGTATCGATCGACACTCTCATCGACGAGGTGTGGGGCCAGTCGCCACCCAAGACTGCATCGACGCAGATCCACGGCTACGTCCTACGACTGCGCCGCCTGCTCGACGACACGTGCGGCAAGGTGCTGGTGACGGCGCCACCCGGCTATCGGCTGGAAGTCGAGCCGGAGGAGGTCGACGCCCAGGCCGCGAGCGCGGGCCTTGCCGACGGGGCGAGCCTCCTGCAGGCCGGAGCGCCCGACGAAGCGGCGACCGTGCTGACCCAAGCGCTCGCACTCTGGCGCGGAGAGCCGTACGCCGACGTCGACTCGAGTGTGCTCGTCCAGCCACGTGTCGAGCGGCTGCGCGAGCTGCGGATCTCGCTGGTGGAGACCCGTTTCGAGGCCGAGATCGACGCCGGGCGGCACGCCGAGGTGATCGGTGAGGTCCGCGACCACATCGGTGCGCATCCGCTGCGCGAGCAGCCGTGGCAACAGCTGATGCTCGCGCTGCACCGCAGCGGTCGGCAGGCGGATGCGCTCCAGGAGTACCAGCGTCTGAGGCGGCTGCTGATCGACGAGCTCGGTGTCGAGCCGTGCGCCTCAGTGCAGCAGCTGCACGAGCAGATCCTCGCGGGTGAGGTGGAAGACCATGCCGTCGCTTCGCCCGTGCGGGTCGCCGCGCTCACGGCGGTCTGCCAGCTGCCGGCCGACGTCGCCGATTTCACAGGGAGGCACGAGGAGTTTCGTACGGTCGTCGACCTGACGACCGCCTCTGACCCGGCTCAGCCGCCGAGCGTCGTGGTGGTGCACGGCGCGCCCGGTATGGGCAAGTCGACGCTGGCGTTGCGGGCCGCGCGACATCTGGCTGATGCGGATGTCTTCCCGGACGGGCAGCTGTACCTCGACCTCGCCGGGACCTCCGACCCGCCACGCGGGGCCCCGGCCCTGCTCGCCGAGATCCTCGGCTCACTCGGCGTCATCGGCCGCGCCCTGCCCGACGAGTCCGCGTCCCGATCCTCCTTGCTGCGCTCCATCCTGGCCGAACGTCGCATCCTCGTCGTGCTCGACGACGCGGCCTCGGCCGAGCAGGTACGACCGCTCCTGCCGCCCAACGGTGGCAGCGCACTGATCGTGACCAGCCGCAGGCTGCTGACCGGGATCCCGGGAGCGCGCCACGTCCAGCTCGACCCGCTCGACGCGACATCGGCGTACGAGCTCCTCGGCCGGATCGTCGGGCCCGAGCGGGTGGCTCGGGAGGAGGAGACCGCGCACGACATCAGTCGCGCGTGCGGCTACCTGCCGCTGTCGATCCGGATCGCCGGCGGCAAGCTGCTCGGTCGGCCGGGCTGGTCCCTCGCGGTGCTGCGCTCGAGGCTCGCGGACGAGTCGCGGCGGCTCAGCGAGCTGCGGCTGGGAGACCTCGATGTGCGATCCAGCGTGGACCTGTCGCTGCGGTTGCTGCCCGACGACGCGCGACGGGCGTTCGGGTTGCTGGGTCTGCTCGGGCCGTGTGACGTGCCGGGTTGGGTCGTCGCGCCGCTGCTCGACCGCGACGAGGCCGACGACATGCTCGACGCCCTCGTCGATGCCAACCTCGTGTCGCTCGCCTCGACCGATGCGCACGGTCAGCCGCGCTACCGGCTGCACGACCTGCTCCGCGTACGCGCCGTGGAGTCGTGCGATGACCTCGACCTCTCGGAGCGGCGGGCTGCCGTCGAACGTGTCGTAGCGACCTGGCTGCACCTGGTCGA includes these proteins:
- a CDS encoding AfsR/SARP family transcriptional regulator, yielding MRIRVLGPVEVLEGGDWHRVGGAKCRAVLAALVAQAPASVSIDTLIDEVWGQSPPKTASTQIHGYVLRLRRLLDDTCGKVLVTAPPGYRLEVEPEEVDAQAASAGLADGASLLQAGAPDEAATVLTQALALWRGEPYADVDSSVLVQPRVERLRELRISLVETRFEAEIDAGRHAEVIGEVRDHIGAHPLREQPWQQLMLALHRSGRQADALQEYQRLRRLLIDELGVEPCASVQQLHEQILAGEVEDHAVASPVRVAALTAVCQLPADVADFTGRHEEFRTVVDLTTASDPAQPPSVVVVHGAPGMGKSTLALRAARHLADADVFPDGQLYLDLAGTSDPPRGAPALLAEILGSLGVIGRALPDESASRSSLLRSILAERRILVVLDDAASAEQVRPLLPPNGGSALIVTSRRLLTGIPGARHVQLDPLDATSAYELLGRIVGPERVAREEETAHDISRACGYLPLSIRIAGGKLLGRPGWSLAVLRSRLADESRRLSELRLGDLDVRSSVDLSLRLLPDDARRAFGLLGLLGPCDVPGWVVAPLLDRDEADDMLDALVDANLVSLASTDAHGQPRYRLHDLLRVRAVESCDDLDLSERRAAVERVVATWLHLVEEAQRRLPPSPLDPPRGNAPRRPLPEPVVAVQVADPFSWLDAERGTLLAMVQLAADWGLVELCWELAAGMSAYFDDRALLDEWRRNHETALDSATEDRLGQAVLLRGLAQIHLYRSELDEAAQLSERSLALFRGLGHRRGQAMALTGLVSSHRLTGRFSTAFDLIKQALEQVEDLDDRAFEAHLRCSAGMIRVAQGRLPDARRWFRQSLAMAREESDVHREAVVLRELSELQHRSGESAEALTGLRDATAILAELQDERCLAFTLTRRAQIHSELGCPEEACADLSQAAATFRRNGTWADEASCYHAMAQLEVARGDVITAREHLRRSTELWRATGHTEEAEASASALQQLTA